A window of Spirochaetota bacterium contains these coding sequences:
- a CDS encoding M23 family metallopeptidase, protein MKFKIKQYQNKFRMRFSESYYIYMKRFTKWWDGFQEKGHEKITVMFIPHNEKKIFNFQISKFTVLFFIALFSVVLVTSAYAIIKNASSRSEEQRLLMNYKDIRSHLLKFEKLTVAISDVVDDMKPDIEELYLLAAGENVKTDNIWKLDKFDPRAVSDKKSVAGIMPDEIFTLREIQKNIICSTNTIKTIKNFVDVRSKVVNDTPSIVPNMGNVTSLFGWRRSPFGMGRDFHSGIDIAAPDSTEIHATAPGTVETAGWMGGYGNTVRIKHKYGFETIYGHCSRLVVNQGDHVQKGQHIAYVGQTGSATGNHCHYEIKLGNVAINPYPYMSRIW, encoded by the coding sequence ATGAAGTTCAAGATAAAACAGTACCAGAACAAGTTCCGGATGCGCTTCTCCGAGAGCTACTACATATACATGAAGCGATTCACGAAATGGTGGGACGGCTTCCAGGAGAAGGGGCACGAGAAGATCACGGTTATGTTCATCCCCCACAACGAGAAGAAGATATTCAACTTCCAGATATCCAAGTTCACCGTGCTCTTTTTCATCGCGCTTTTCAGCGTGGTGCTCGTGACCTCCGCGTACGCCATAATCAAGAACGCGAGCTCCCGCAGCGAGGAGCAGCGCCTGTTGATGAACTACAAGGACATACGCTCCCATCTATTGAAATTCGAAAAGCTCACCGTCGCGATTTCGGACGTGGTGGACGACATGAAACCCGATATCGAGGAGCTGTACCTGCTCGCGGCGGGAGAGAACGTGAAGACGGACAATATCTGGAAGCTCGACAAGTTCGATCCGCGCGCGGTATCCGACAAGAAGAGCGTCGCGGGAATCATGCCCGACGAGATATTCACCCTGCGGGAAATTCAGAAAAACATAATCTGCTCCACGAATACCATCAAGACCATCAAGAATTTCGTGGACGTGCGCAGTAAGGTGGTGAACGATACGCCTTCCATCGTGCCCAACATGGGAAACGTCACCTCGCTCTTCGGCTGGCGCAGGTCCCCGTTCGGGATGGGGCGCGACTTCCATTCGGGGATCGATATCGCCGCGCCCGACAGCACCGAGATCCACGCCACCGCGCCCGGAACCGTCGAGACCGCGGGATGGATGGGCGGGTACGGCAACACGGTGAGGATCAAGCACAAGTACGGCTTCGAGACGATTTACGGGCACTGTTCGCGCCTCGTGGTGAACCAGGGGGACCATGTCCAGAAGGGACAGCATATCGCCTACGTGGGCCAGACGGGATCCGCGACGGGTAACCATTGCCACTACGAGATCAAGCTCGGCAACGTCGCGATCAACCCGTATCCCTATATGAGCAGGATCTGGTAA
- the radA gene encoding DNA repair protein RadA: MTAKAADKKHARFVCTSCGAEHPKWAGRCDACGSWNTIAAAEPVHSRAARKAVLHPLADESSEAPCRVTGGIAEFDLVTGGGIVPGSVILIGGDPGIGKSTLALQIACSLRSIYFSGEESPLQIRQRAVRLAVPAEKVRVSSSTTVEEIQAVVEAEKPELVVIDSVQTLSLAELPGYRGSVGQIRESTARLVELAKRTDIPIILIGHITKDGAIAGPKMLEHLVDTVLYFEGDFSRDYRILRAFKNRFGSVNEIGLFRMTEKGLQEIRDKNSLFLSPFSSHAAGSAVSASLEGSRIILFEVQSLVTFTNFSNPRRMADGFDLNRLILIAAVLEKHGMLKLGTCDVFVNVAGGFSITETASDLAVAMAIASSLRERPIPAHTGFAGEIALSGEVRPVPQCHRRIQEFARSGFKTLVLSKKDSLETKAAGFAGEAIGVANIAEAMEYLF; the protein is encoded by the coding sequence ATGACGGCCAAGGCGGCCGACAAGAAACACGCGCGCTTCGTCTGCACCTCGTGCGGGGCCGAGCACCCCAAGTGGGCGGGACGATGCGACGCCTGCGGCTCGTGGAACACGATCGCTGCGGCGGAGCCCGTTCATTCCCGCGCAGCGCGCAAGGCGGTGCTGCACCCCCTTGCCGACGAGTCCAGCGAGGCGCCTTGCCGGGTCACCGGCGGGATCGCGGAATTCGATCTGGTGACCGGGGGTGGCATAGTCCCGGGTTCCGTGATACTCATCGGCGGCGACCCGGGGATAGGGAAGTCCACCCTCGCGCTCCAGATCGCGTGCTCCCTGCGCTCCATCTATTTTTCCGGGGAGGAATCCCCCCTGCAGATCCGCCAGCGCGCGGTGAGGCTCGCCGTCCCCGCGGAAAAGGTCCGGGTGTCCTCGAGCACGACGGTGGAGGAGATCCAGGCCGTCGTCGAGGCGGAAAAACCCGAGCTCGTGGTCATCGACTCGGTCCAGACGCTCTCGCTCGCGGAGCTTCCCGGCTACCGCGGCTCCGTGGGGCAGATCCGCGAATCGACGGCCCGGCTGGTTGAGCTCGCGAAGCGCACGGACATCCCCATCATACTTATAGGCCACATCACCAAGGACGGCGCGATCGCGGGCCCCAAGATGCTCGAGCATCTCGTGGACACGGTGCTTTATTTCGAGGGGGACTTCTCGCGCGACTATCGAATCCTGCGCGCGTTCAAAAACAGGTTCGGCTCGGTGAACGAGATAGGGCTCTTCCGGATGACGGAAAAAGGGCTGCAGGAGATCCGCGACAAGAACTCGCTTTTCCTCTCCCCCTTTTCCTCGCACGCCGCGGGGAGCGCCGTATCGGCCTCGCTCGAGGGAAGCCGCATCATCCTCTTCGAGGTGCAGTCGCTCGTCACCTTCACCAACTTCTCGAACCCCCGTCGCATGGCGGACGGCTTCGACCTGAACAGGCTTATCCTGATCGCCGCGGTGCTCGAAAAGCACGGGATGCTCAAGCTGGGGACCTGCGACGTGTTCGTGAACGTGGCGGGGGGCTTCTCCATTACCGAGACGGCATCGGACCTCGCGGTGGCCATGGCTATCGCATCGAGCCTCCGGGAGCGCCCCATACCCGCGCACACGGGGTTTGCGGGAGAAATCGCGCTTTCGGGCGAGGTGCGGCCCGTCCCGCAATGCCACCGGCGCATCCAGGAATTCGCGCGTTCGGGGTTCAAGACGCTCGTGCTTTCGAAGAAGGACAGCCTGGAGACGAAGGCGGCGGGATTTGCGGGCGAGGCTATCGGCGTGGCGAATATCGCCGAGGCTATGGAGTATCTTTTTTGA
- a CDS encoding MCE family protein: MKLSNEARVGLMVTVSFTIFLLLVGILAKINVAQSGYRLKVYFGFLNDLRISAPVKIAGGIRIGQVEEISQSSEKTEVTVWIDRKFKLIKSTKFAIFTTGIIGEKYINVFVPPSLDVEDFLGDGDKVYGIDPPSFDQMMLTFQGFMQDKSGGEILAEIFQNSNRFVANLNKMVDENRYDVKQSVSTARVMIETMAMDTKILIEQLNLLSRNLAQISEKNKEEVSITMRNLSEVAAELNKVIFRIESGRGTLGKLLTDEEVYNNLRDASVYARDLFYSLKQDPSKLFYRTKQ, translated from the coding sequence ATGAAACTCAGTAACGAAGCGCGGGTGGGCCTTATGGTCACGGTGAGCTTCACCATCTTCCTGCTCCTCGTGGGCATACTGGCAAAGATAAACGTGGCCCAGAGCGGATACCGCCTTAAGGTCTACTTTGGATTTCTGAACGACCTGCGCATCTCCGCGCCGGTGAAGATCGCGGGGGGCATCCGGATAGGGCAGGTAGAGGAGATCAGCCAGTCGTCGGAGAAGACCGAGGTCACGGTGTGGATCGACCGGAAGTTCAAGCTCATAAAGAGCACCAAGTTCGCGATCTTCACGACGGGGATTATCGGCGAAAAATATATTAACGTGTTCGTCCCCCCTTCCCTGGACGTCGAGGATTTCCTGGGCGACGGGGACAAGGTGTACGGCATCGACCCGCCCAGCTTCGACCAGATGATGCTCACCTTCCAGGGCTTCATGCAGGACAAGAGCGGCGGCGAGATCCTTGCCGAGATTTTCCAGAACTCGAACAGGTTCGTCGCCAATTTAAACAAGATGGTCGACGAGAACCGCTACGACGTGAAGCAGTCCGTGTCCACCGCCCGGGTGATGATCGAAACCATGGCCATGGACACCAAGATACTCATCGAGCAGCTTAACCTGCTCTCGCGCAACCTCGCGCAGATTTCCGAGAAGAACAAGGAAGAGGTCTCCATAACGATGCGAAACCTCTCGGAGGTCGCCGCCGAGCTCAACAAGGTCATATTCAGGATAGAGAGCGGCCGCGGCACCCTGGGTAAGCTTCTTACCGACGAGGAAGTCTACAACAACCTGCGCGACGCGTCCGTCTACGCGCGCGACCTCTTCTATTCGCTCAAGCAGGATCCCTCCAAGCTCTTCTATAGAACGAAGCAATGA
- a CDS encoding heavy metal translocating P-type ATPase, producing the protein MNRQSEIDLKIGGMSCVMCARTVENALTGLDGVETAEVNHATGSARVKFARDPLGLDIMRKAIHEAGYEVLGSADEDSSGAEDAWRERDLRGKRNRFIAGIAGGFVLMGLMYLPELFPVPLHLALLALSLPLFVYTAAPIFLAAWRALRNRNLSMDVMYAMGIGTAYGASILGALGVLPHHFMFYETAVMLAGFLMLGRYLESRARGRTSDTIRKLIALNPETALLESDGAEREIPLGEVRIGDILVVKPGARVPADGTVMGGESFVNESMLTGEPVPVRKAEGSRVTGGTLNTNGVLRVRAERVGEETVLAQIVRLVRHAQGSRPPVQRIADSVVGWFIPVILTVAVLAFASWYFLAGESLLFSFTAFVSILVIACPCALGLATPTAVTVGIGRAAELGILVRDGETLEKASGTTDVLFDKTGTLTQGHPSIVETLPFGTDEADLLACAAAAEKNSEHPLAGAVMRHVQSRGIAVPPVDSFGAVAGQGVRAVLDGQAILAGSPAYIEREGIVLPGAAREAVVRMEDRGATVIAVAHGGRVLGLLGVADRIRESAAPAVRALKEMNISVHMITGDNERTAMAVARETGIETIIAGVLPGDKAAEVERLRGAGRSTAFAGDGINDAPALASAGVGIALSGGTDIAVESGDIVLMKNDLRDVPAALELGRAVMARIRVNIFWAFAYNMLLVPVAAGALHPLFGISFRPELAGLAMAMSSVTVVSMSLLLKRFVPNVYGKGRAT; encoded by the coding sequence ATGAACAGGCAATCCGAGATCGATCTGAAAATTGGGGGAATGAGCTGCGTGATGTGCGCGCGCACGGTCGAGAACGCGCTCACGGGGCTGGACGGTGTGGAAACCGCCGAGGTTAACCATGCGACCGGTTCGGCGCGGGTAAAATTCGCACGCGACCCGCTGGGACTCGACATCATGCGCAAGGCCATCCACGAGGCCGGTTACGAGGTGCTGGGTTCCGCGGATGAGGATTCGTCCGGCGCCGAGGACGCGTGGCGGGAGCGCGATCTCCGGGGAAAGAGGAACCGGTTCATCGCCGGCATCGCCGGCGGTTTCGTGCTGATGGGGCTCATGTACCTCCCGGAGCTGTTCCCCGTGCCCCTGCACCTTGCGCTCCTCGCGCTCTCGCTCCCGCTCTTCGTCTACACCGCCGCCCCGATTTTTCTCGCGGCCTGGCGGGCGCTGCGGAACAGGAACCTTTCAATGGACGTGATGTACGCGATGGGGATCGGGACCGCGTACGGCGCGAGCATCCTGGGCGCGCTGGGCGTGCTGCCGCATCATTTCATGTTCTACGAGACGGCCGTGATGCTCGCGGGCTTCCTCATGCTGGGGCGCTACCTGGAGAGCCGCGCGCGCGGGCGCACGTCGGATACCATCAGGAAGCTCATCGCGCTCAATCCCGAGACCGCCCTCCTCGAATCGGACGGCGCCGAACGGGAAATTCCGCTGGGCGAGGTGCGTATCGGCGACATCCTCGTGGTGAAGCCCGGGGCGAGGGTCCCGGCCGACGGGACCGTGATGGGCGGAGAAAGCTTCGTGAACGAATCCATGCTCACCGGGGAGCCCGTTCCCGTCCGCAAGGCGGAAGGAAGCCGCGTAACGGGCGGCACGCTCAACACCAACGGCGTGCTCCGCGTGCGCGCGGAACGGGTAGGGGAGGAAACCGTGCTCGCGCAGATCGTCCGGCTGGTCAGGCACGCCCAGGGATCGCGTCCCCCGGTCCAGCGTATTGCCGACAGCGTGGTGGGCTGGTTCATCCCGGTCATACTCACGGTCGCCGTGCTCGCGTTCGCCTCCTGGTATTTCCTCGCCGGGGAATCGCTCCTCTTCTCGTTCACCGCGTTCGTGAGCATCCTGGTCATCGCGTGCCCCTGCGCGCTGGGCCTGGCCACCCCCACCGCGGTGACGGTAGGGATAGGACGCGCCGCGGAGCTCGGTATCCTGGTACGCGACGGCGAAACCCTTGAAAAGGCGTCCGGAACGACCGACGTTCTCTTCGACAAGACCGGTACGTTGACCCAGGGGCATCCCTCGATTGTAGAGACGCTTCCCTTCGGGACGGATGAGGCCGACCTGCTCGCCTGCGCCGCGGCCGCGGAAAAAAACTCCGAGCATCCGCTGGCCGGCGCCGTCATGCGGCACGTTCAGTCGCGCGGAATAGCCGTTCCGCCGGTGGATTCGTTCGGCGCGGTCGCGGGTCAGGGCGTCCGTGCGGTTCTTGACGGACAGGCGATTCTGGCCGGCTCGCCCGCGTATATCGAGCGGGAGGGCATCGTGCTTCCCGGCGCCGCCCGGGAAGCGGTTGTCCGAATGGAAGACCGGGGCGCCACCGTGATCGCGGTCGCACACGGGGGCCGTGTCCTGGGCCTCCTGGGCGTGGCGGATCGCATACGGGAAAGCGCCGCCCCGGCAGTGCGCGCGCTTAAAGAGATGAACATATCGGTGCACATGATAACCGGCGATAACGAGCGGACAGCCATGGCCGTGGCCCGGGAAACCGGGATAGAGACGATCATCGCGGGGGTGCTTCCGGGAGACAAGGCGGCGGAGGTGGAACGGCTCCGGGGGGCGGGCAGGAGCACCGCGTTCGCGGGGGACGGCATCAACGACGCCCCGGCGCTCGCCTCCGCCGGCGTAGGGATCGCGCTTTCCGGCGGCACCGATATCGCGGTCGAGAGCGGGGACATCGTCCTCATGAAAAACGACCTGCGCGACGTGCCCGCCGCGCTCGAACTGGGCCGGGCGGTCATGGCGCGCATACGGGTCAACATCTTCTGGGCCTTCGCCTACAACATGCTTCTCGTCCCGGTCGCCGCCGGGGCGCTCCATCCCTTGTTCGGGATATCGTTCCGCCCGGAGCTCGCGGGCCTCGCGATGGCGATGAGCTCGGTCACGGTGGTGAGCATGTCGCTGCTCTTGAAGCGCTTCGTTCCCAATGTGTACGGGAAGGGACGCGCTACCTGA
- a CDS encoding MFS transporter — protein sequence MNTGTQVKKFPVLIMATMVSFITPFISAAVNIALPMIGEQFGMDAMDLGWVASSFLLAAAAFLVPFGRIADIYGRKKIFTIGMWLYTASALGAVFAWNAASLILFRALQGLGSAMVFGNALAILTSVFPPKERGRVIGVSVAAVYLGLSMGPFLGGLLAHYAGWHSIFLVMVPMGLAVILMVYRYLPAEWAESKGERFDAAGSVLYVLGLIFMMYGFSRLPAPGAAGLTAAGFALLVVFVIWEKRVKFPVLHLDLFWKNTAFAMSNLAALINYCATFAVGFLLSLYLQYIKGMGPREAGIVLVAQPVIMALFSPFAGRLSDRIEPRVVSSIGMALTTAGLGLLTFVREDTPLWFIIACLVVLGFGFAFFSSPNTNAVMSSVESRQYGVASGTIGTMRLVGQMLSMGIAMLIFALFVGHAKIGPENHPQFLQSMKLAFGIFAVMCGAGIYASLARGKIR from the coding sequence ATGAACACCGGCACGCAGGTAAAAAAATTTCCCGTTCTCATCATGGCGACCATGGTGTCGTTCATCACGCCCTTCATAAGCGCCGCGGTGAATATCGCGCTGCCCATGATCGGCGAGCAGTTCGGGATGGACGCGATGGACCTGGGCTGGGTGGCCTCGTCCTTCCTGCTCGCGGCGGCCGCCTTCCTGGTCCCCTTCGGGCGGATCGCCGATATCTACGGCCGAAAAAAAATATTCACGATCGGGATGTGGCTCTACACGGCATCGGCGCTTGGGGCGGTCTTCGCCTGGAACGCTGCCTCGCTCATCCTTTTCAGGGCCCTGCAGGGACTGGGAAGCGCGATGGTCTTCGGGAACGCGCTCGCCATTCTCACCTCGGTGTTTCCCCCTAAAGAGCGCGGAAGGGTGATCGGCGTGAGCGTGGCGGCGGTGTACCTGGGGCTTTCGATGGGGCCCTTTCTCGGGGGGCTGCTCGCGCATTACGCAGGCTGGCACTCAATTTTCCTCGTGATGGTGCCCATGGGCCTCGCGGTGATTCTCATGGTCTACCGGTACCTCCCCGCCGAGTGGGCGGAATCGAAGGGAGAGAGGTTCGACGCGGCCGGCTCCGTTCTTTACGTGCTGGGTCTCATATTCATGATGTACGGATTTTCGAGGCTTCCCGCCCCCGGCGCAGCGGGGCTTACTGCGGCGGGATTCGCGCTCCTGGTCGTGTTCGTGATCTGGGAGAAACGCGTGAAATTCCCCGTGCTGCACCTGGATCTGTTCTGGAAAAACACCGCGTTTGCCATGTCGAACCTCGCGGCGCTCATCAACTACTGCGCGACCTTCGCGGTGGGATTTCTCCTCTCGCTCTATCTCCAGTATATCAAGGGAATGGGTCCAAGGGAGGCGGGGATCGTGCTCGTCGCCCAGCCCGTCATCATGGCGCTCTTCTCCCCGTTCGCCGGGAGGCTTTCGGACAGGATCGAGCCCAGGGTGGTGTCGTCGATAGGAATGGCGCTCACGACGGCAGGGCTGGGACTCCTCACGTTCGTGCGCGAGGACACGCCGCTCTGGTTCATTATCGCGTGCCTGGTTGTGCTCGGGTTCGGGTTCGCCTTCTTCTCGTCCCCCAATACGAACGCCGTGATGAGCTCCGTGGAGAGCAGGCAGTACGGTGTCGCCTCCGGCACCATAGGGACGATGCGCCTGGTGGGGCAGATGCTCAGCATGGGGATCGCGATGCTCATCTTCGCGCTTTTCGTGGGACACGCGAAGATCGGCCCCGAAAACCACCCCCAGTTCCTACAATCAATGAAGCTCGCCTTCGGCATCTTCGCCGTCATGTGCGGGGCGGGAATTTACGCCTCGCTCGCGCGCGGGAAGATCAGGTAG
- a CDS encoding alpha/beta fold hydrolase — translation MLRKSLMLVLLAVIPAAAFAGGDSSPCATKYPIVLAHGMGTQSEIVRIVDYWWNIPDALRDEGAEVYISNVNGMDSTANKGAQFKANVLYFLAASGASKVNVIGHSHGAIYSRYAITNLGLSSKVASYTSMGGPHRGSAVADLIMGAIPDAFEPFVGGTLDLVYTILFGDKNGDAAQNGRDMVRANMINVFNPNTPNVPGVYYQSWASKIKNILAGELLAATWLIMLGYEGDNDGLVSINSAKWGNFRGTLSGAWWCAGVNHLHQVDQFLGFTPGFSAPDFYVDVVSELQEKGY, via the coding sequence ATGCTTAGAAAGTCATTGATGCTTGTTCTTTTAGCCGTAATCCCGGCGGCCGCGTTTGCCGGCGGAGACTCATCGCCCTGCGCGACGAAGTATCCCATCGTCCTCGCCCACGGCATGGGAACGCAGTCGGAAATCGTGAGGATAGTCGACTACTGGTGGAACATACCCGACGCCCTGCGCGACGAAGGCGCGGAGGTCTATATCTCCAACGTGAACGGCATGGATTCCACGGCGAACAAGGGCGCCCAGTTCAAGGCCAACGTGCTCTATTTCCTGGCCGCCTCCGGCGCCTCCAAGGTGAACGTTATCGGCCACAGCCACGGCGCCATCTATTCGCGGTACGCAATCACGAACCTGGGACTTTCATCCAAGGTTGCGAGCTATACGAGCATGGGCGGGCCGCATCGCGGCAGCGCCGTCGCGGATCTCATCATGGGGGCCATTCCGGACGCCTTCGAGCCCTTCGTGGGAGGGACGCTCGACCTGGTGTACACGATCCTGTTCGGCGACAAGAACGGCGATGCCGCCCAGAACGGGCGCGACATGGTGCGCGCGAACATGATAAACGTATTCAATCCCAACACCCCGAACGTGCCCGGCGTCTACTACCAGAGCTGGGCTTCCAAGATTAAAAACATCCTCGCCGGCGAGCTCCTCGCGGCGACATGGCTCATCATGCTGGGCTACGAAGGGGATAACGACGGGCTGGTTTCCATCAATTCCGCGAAATGGGGAAACTTCAGGGGAACGCTGTCGGGGGCGTGGTGGTGCGCGGGGGTCAATCACCTGCACCAGGTCGACCAGTTCCTGGGCTTTACGCCCGGCTTTAGCGCCCCGGATTTCTACGTGGACGTCGTGAGCGAGCTCCAGGAAAAAGGATACTGA
- a CDS encoding type II toxin-antitoxin system HicA family toxin — translation MGRLRVLSGMEVCAILSRHGFLMIRQRGSHVIMQKKLPETTITVPVPNHSEIRIGTLHSIIRQSGVSRSEFE, via the coding sequence TTGGGTAGGTTACGGGTTCTATCAGGTATGGAGGTATGCGCGATCCTGTCCCGCCATGGGTTTCTAATGATTCGCCAGCGAGGATCACATGTGATAATGCAAAAAAAGCTCCCCGAAACCACAATTACGGTTCCTGTTCCCAATCACTCGGAGATTCGTATTGGGACATTGCATTCGATTATTCGCCAGTCAGGAGTATCCCGTAGCGAATTTGAATAA
- a CDS encoding type II toxin-antitoxin system HicB family antitoxin codes for MMTKQLTAIIEREGDGYVSLCPELDIASQGNTIEDARLNLQEALELFFETASSEEVAQRYHEEIYITRVEIAIG; via the coding sequence ATGATGACAAAACAATTAACTGCAATCATCGAGCGCGAGGGTGACGGATATGTTTCATTGTGCCCTGAGTTAGATATAGCCAGCCAGGGGAATACAATCGAGGATGCGCGGTTAAATCTTCAAGAAGCATTGGAACTGTTTTTTGAAACTGCCTCCAGCGAAGAGGTTGCACAGCGCTATCACGAGGAAATATATATAACACGGGTTGAGATCGCGATTGGGTAG
- a CDS encoding sulfite exporter TauE/SafE family protein — MIGILIGVVAGILGGFMGIGGGIVMIPALVFFLGFDQHSAQGTTLAAMVPPIGLFAAYVYYQKGYVNIPLAACIAFGFLAGGLVGASFAVGIDEVMLRKGFGVALLLLSLYLIFWK, encoded by the coding sequence ATGATTGGAATCCTGATAGGCGTCGTTGCGGGAATTCTCGGGGGATTCATGGGAATCGGCGGCGGTATCGTCATGATCCCTGCGCTCGTTTTTTTCCTGGGGTTTGACCAGCACTCGGCACAGGGGACCACGCTTGCGGCGATGGTGCCGCCCATTGGCCTGTTCGCGGCGTATGTCTATTACCAGAAGGGGTACGTGAACATTCCACTGGCAGCCTGCATCGCGTTCGGTTTCCTCGCGGGCGGCCTGGTCGGGGCGAGCTTCGCCGTGGGTATCGACGAGGTGATGCTCAGGAAGGGATTCGGCGTTGCGCTCCTGCTGCTCTCGCTGTATCTCATCTTCTGGAAATAA
- the ruvB gene encoding Holliday junction branch migration DNA helicase RuvB, whose amino-acid sequence MEEPARLINVSRQEEDEEERSLRPSRLDEFIGQVKIVDNLRVFITSARMRKQPLDHVLLAGPPGLGKTTLAFIIAQELGVNLRATSAPVIDKAGDLASILTGLEANDVLFIDEIHRLSPAIEEILYPAMEDRCIDVLIGQGVGAKTIKINLAPFTLVGATTRTGLLTSALRDRFGIPIRLNYYEDADLRKIAARSARILGTALEGEAADELARRSRRTPRVVNRLLKRVADFSVVEKKDTIDIALTRYALARLDIDELGLDEMDRRILSTIIEKYEGGPVGLKTIAVSVGEETDTLEDFYEPFLVQSGLLNRTPRGRVATRLAYEHIKVAYTKKPDREVQSGLFDTPAE is encoded by the coding sequence ATGGAAGAACCGGCCCGTCTCATAAATGTAAGCCGCCAGGAAGAGGACGAGGAGGAGCGCTCTCTCCGGCCGTCGCGGCTCGATGAGTTCATCGGCCAGGTGAAAATCGTCGACAACCTGAGGGTCTTCATCACCTCGGCGCGGATGCGGAAACAGCCCCTCGACCACGTGCTCCTGGCGGGGCCTCCCGGGCTCGGCAAGACGACGCTCGCGTTCATCATCGCGCAGGAGCTTGGGGTTAACCTTCGCGCCACCTCCGCGCCCGTGATCGACAAGGCGGGCGATCTCGCCTCCATACTGACCGGCCTCGAGGCGAACGATGTCCTTTTTATCGACGAGATTCACCGCCTGTCGCCCGCAATCGAGGAAATACTCTACCCCGCCATGGAGGACCGCTGCATCGACGTGTTGATCGGGCAGGGGGTGGGCGCGAAAACGATCAAGATTAACCTCGCGCCGTTCACCCTGGTGGGGGCGACCACCCGCACGGGGCTGCTCACCTCTGCGCTCCGGGACCGCTTCGGCATCCCGATCCGGCTCAATTACTATGAGGATGCGGACCTCAGGAAGATCGCTGCGCGCAGCGCGCGCATACTCGGTACCGCGCTCGAGGGCGAGGCGGCCGACGAGCTCGCGCGGCGCTCAAGGCGAACGCCCCGCGTGGTGAACAGGCTCCTGAAACGCGTGGCCGATTTCTCGGTAGTGGAGAAAAAGGACACGATCGATATCGCGCTCACCCGCTACGCGCTCGCCCGGCTCGATATAGACGAGCTGGGACTGGACGAGATGGACCGGAGAATCCTCTCAACCATCATCGAAAAGTACGAGGGCGGTCCAGTGGGGCTCAAAACCATAGCGGTGTCGGTAGGGGAGGAGACCGATACACTGGAAGATTTCTATGAGCCCTTCCTGGTCCAGAGCGGCCTGCTCAACCGTACGCCCCGGGGACGGGTCGCGACAAGGCTCGCCTATGAGCACATCAAGGTCGCCTATACCAAAAAGCCCGACAGAGAGGTCCAATCGGGGCTCTTCGATACACCGGCGGAATGA
- a CDS encoding PTS sugar transporter subunit IIA — MLISEYLKTDNIILGAASKDRWELIGEMLERALASGEIKPEDHDTIRKALTEREKSMSTGIGKGVAIPHCSSVKVDEATVVLAVCANGIDFDAIDNEPVRIAILLLVPKNKLAQHIKTLANIAKLMSIEELRSELLNSKTPDATLDAIRKYESLKK, encoded by the coding sequence ATGCTTATTTCCGAATACCTGAAAACGGACAACATTATCCTTGGCGCGGCGTCGAAAGACCGCTGGGAGCTTATCGGCGAAATGCTGGAGCGCGCCCTCGCGAGCGGAGAGATCAAGCCTGAGGATCACGACACGATCAGGAAGGCGCTCACCGAGCGGGAAAAATCAATGAGTACGGGGATCGGCAAGGGCGTCGCCATACCCCACTGTTCATCGGTCAAGGTGGACGAGGCGACCGTCGTGCTCGCGGTGTGTGCGAATGGAATCGATTTCGACGCCATCGACAACGAGCCGGTAAGGATCGCGATCCTGCTCTTGGTGCCCAAGAACAAGCTCGCGCAGCATATCAAGACGCTCGCAAACATCGCCAAGCTGATGAGTATCGAAGAACTGCGGTCGGAGCTCCTGAATTCCAAAACCCCCGACGCGACCCTGGATGCCATCAGGAAATACGAAAGCCTGAAGAAGTGA
- a CDS encoding DUF4416 family protein, whose amino-acid sequence MSEPVIPTRAKLFMGLLVNSDLVLERTEFLLQKKYGEIDFKTVKMPFDHTEYYSKIGKNLFRVFLSFKKLVRREDIVKIKLYANGLEKKLSEKDNRRVNIDPGYLTLSNVYLATCKEFFHRVYLREGVYLENEYRYVARRFEPWDWTYPDYRKQESVQFFYNIRVIYARQLKER is encoded by the coding sequence ATGTCGGAACCGGTGATCCCCACACGCGCCAAGCTCTTCATGGGACTGCTCGTGAACTCGGACCTGGTCCTGGAGCGCACGGAATTCCTGCTTCAGAAGAAATACGGCGAGATCGATTTCAAAACCGTGAAGATGCCGTTCGACCATACCGAGTACTACAGCAAGATCGGGAAGAACCTGTTCCGCGTTTTTCTTTCCTTTAAAAAACTGGTACGCAGGGAAGACATCGTAAAGATAAAGCTGTACGCGAACGGGCTTGAAAAAAAGCTGTCCGAGAAGGATAACAGGCGGGTGAATATCGATCCGGGCTACCTCACGCTTTCAAACGTGTACCTTGCGACGTGCAAGGAATTTTTCCACCGCGTGTATCTCCGCGAGGGCGTGTACCTCGAGAACGAATACCGGTATGTGGCGCGACGCTTTGAACCGTGGGACTGGACCTATCCCGACTACCGGAAACAGGAGAGCGTCCAGTTTTTCTACAATATCCGCGTTATTTACGCGCGCCAGCTCAAGGAGAGATAG